The Pseudarthrobacter sulfonivorans genome includes a window with the following:
- a CDS encoding protein tyrosine phosphatase, with product MESPASAPAPVRILTVCTGNICRSPVAERLLQAGLDQVMPGGFEVTSAGTRAMVGDPMQPLSGDIVRTFGGNPDGFVSRQLTGKILRGVDLVLTMTSGHRGEVLQLDASLLKRTFTIREFARMLDVLDERADSAANVPVADDGGSPLSANTAFWRGLPARAASVRHLSLPADSSENDIIDPYRRSPEIYHQMEDELAPAIVSILRHARLNTPA from the coding sequence GTGGAATCCCCCGCATCTGCCCCCGCACCCGTGAGGATCCTGACGGTCTGCACCGGCAACATCTGCCGTTCTCCCGTGGCCGAAAGGCTGTTGCAGGCCGGGCTGGACCAGGTGATGCCGGGCGGATTCGAGGTCACCAGCGCCGGAACGCGGGCCATGGTGGGCGACCCCATGCAGCCGCTGTCCGGCGACATCGTGCGCACCTTCGGCGGGAACCCGGACGGTTTCGTCTCGCGGCAGCTGACCGGCAAGATCCTGCGCGGCGTGGACCTGGTCCTCACCATGACCTCGGGCCACCGCGGCGAAGTGCTCCAGCTGGACGCCTCCCTGCTCAAGCGCACCTTCACCATCCGCGAGTTTGCCCGCATGCTCGACGTCCTGGACGAGCGTGCGGACAGTGCCGCAAACGTTCCGGTAGCGGACGACGGCGGCAGTCCCCTCAGTGCCAACACCGCCTTCTGGCGGGGGCTGCCCGCGCGCGCCGCGTCCGTCCGGCACCTGTCACTGCCCGCGGATTCTTCCGAAAACGACATCATCGACCCCTACCGGCGCAGCCCCGAGATCTACCACCAGATGGAGGACGAACTGGCCCCGGCCATCGTTTCCATTCTGCGGCATGCGCGCCTGAACACTCCCGCCTAA
- a CDS encoding DUF305 domain-containing protein translates to MKKTLTLSALTIAAAIALAGCSTGSTGSDGSSMPNMTHGGSGMHSSSAPAAAEFNEADAVFAQLMIRHHAQAVEMSDLMLEKEGIPATVTDLATRIKAAQGPEIEKMTAWLKSWNQPTEMPSGMAGGHSMSGMMGQEDMTALRAGQGTEAAKLFLTQMIAHHEGAVTMAKTESTDGKYPEAVQLAKDIVTAQETEIQEMKDLLATL, encoded by the coding sequence ATGAAAAAAACCCTGACCTTGTCCGCACTCACCATCGCCGCAGCGATTGCCCTGGCCGGCTGCTCCACCGGTTCCACCGGTTCTGACGGAAGCAGCATGCCGAACATGACCCACGGCGGCTCCGGAATGCACTCCAGCTCCGCGCCGGCAGCTGCCGAGTTCAATGAAGCCGACGCCGTGTTCGCACAGCTGATGATCCGGCACCACGCCCAGGCCGTGGAAATGTCGGACCTGATGCTGGAGAAGGAAGGCATCCCAGCGACGGTGACCGACCTGGCCACCAGAATCAAAGCCGCCCAAGGACCCGAAATCGAGAAAATGACCGCCTGGCTCAAGAGCTGGAACCAGCCCACCGAAATGCCCTCCGGCATGGCTGGCGGGCACAGCATGTCCGGCATGATGGGGCAGGAGGACATGACCGCCCTCCGTGCAGGCCAGGGCACTGAAGCGGCCAAGCTGTTCCTGACCCAGATGATCGCCCACCACGAAGGCGCCGTCACGATGGCCAAGACCGAAAGCACCGACGGCAAGTACCCCGAAGCGGTCCAGCTGGCCAAAGACATCGTGACCGCCCAGGAAACCGAAATCCAGGAAATGAAGGACCTTCTGGCCACCCTCTAG
- a CDS encoding heavy metal translocating P-type ATPase: MENHHEHHGGEDHAGHQAPQTLPGQATSVASPPTDHAGHAHQQHGAQDDDHAVHSHGQHAGHSTAMFKNRFWLTLVLSVPVVYFSPMVGHLLGYMPPAFPGSTWIPAVLGTVIFLYGGQPFLKGGVQELKNRQPGMMLLIAMAITVAFAASWVTTLGIGGFDLDFWWELALLVAIMLLGHWIEMRALGSAQGALDALAALLPDEAERVTGSGTETLPVSELREGDIVLVRSGARMPADGTVVEGQAEFDESMITGESKTVPRAPGDSVVAGTVATDNTVRVQVTAVGENTALAGIQRLVAEAQASSSRAQALADRAAAFLFYFAAGAGLITFIVWALLGSVPEAVTRTVTVLVIACPHALGLAIPLVIAISTEQAARAGVLIKNRMALERMRTIDVVLFDKTGTLTTGEPDLKDIAAVADGDTDRLLALAAAVESDSEHPVARAIVRAARQRNLTIPDATGFSSLTGRGVRATIDGRTVHVGGPALLRELGAVEPEPLARSTRTWMDRGAAVLHVIDGNTILGAVSLEDAIRPESRQAVAALQNRGIKVAMITGDARQVAQAVAEELNIDEVFAEVLPADKDKKVAELQGRGLKVAMVGDGVNDSPALARAEVGIAIGAGTDVAMESAGVVLAGNDPRAVLSMVDLSRASYRKMWQNLIWATGYNVLSVPLAAGVVAFAGVVLSPAAGAVLMSVSTIVVALNAQLLRRVKLNPAQVR, from the coding sequence ATGGAAAATCACCACGAACACCACGGCGGGGAAGACCACGCCGGCCACCAGGCACCGCAGACCCTACCGGGCCAGGCTACGTCGGTGGCAAGCCCGCCCACAGATCACGCCGGACACGCCCACCAGCAGCATGGTGCTCAGGACGATGACCATGCAGTCCACAGCCACGGGCAGCACGCCGGGCACAGCACCGCCATGTTCAAAAACAGGTTCTGGCTCACCCTGGTCCTGTCCGTGCCGGTGGTCTACTTCAGCCCGATGGTGGGCCACCTGCTTGGCTACATGCCACCGGCATTCCCCGGCTCAACCTGGATCCCGGCTGTGCTGGGAACGGTGATTTTCCTCTATGGAGGACAGCCATTCCTCAAAGGCGGCGTCCAGGAGTTGAAGAACCGTCAGCCGGGGATGATGCTGCTGATCGCCATGGCCATCACCGTAGCCTTTGCCGCGTCCTGGGTCACCACCTTAGGCATCGGCGGGTTCGACCTGGACTTCTGGTGGGAACTGGCGCTGCTGGTCGCGATCATGCTGCTGGGCCACTGGATCGAAATGCGGGCCCTCGGTTCCGCGCAAGGGGCGCTGGACGCCCTCGCGGCACTGCTCCCGGACGAAGCCGAACGTGTCACCGGCTCCGGCACGGAGACCCTGCCCGTGTCCGAACTTCGTGAAGGCGACATCGTCCTGGTCCGCTCCGGCGCCCGCATGCCAGCCGACGGCACCGTCGTCGAAGGCCAGGCCGAGTTCGACGAGTCCATGATCACCGGCGAATCCAAAACCGTTCCCCGCGCCCCCGGGGACTCCGTGGTGGCCGGTACCGTCGCGACAGACAACACCGTCCGGGTCCAGGTGACCGCCGTCGGGGAAAACACCGCGCTGGCCGGCATCCAACGCCTGGTGGCCGAGGCGCAGGCATCCTCGTCCAGGGCCCAGGCGCTGGCCGACCGTGCCGCGGCGTTCCTGTTCTACTTCGCGGCCGGCGCGGGCCTCATCACGTTCATCGTCTGGGCGCTGCTGGGCAGCGTCCCGGAGGCCGTCACCCGCACCGTCACTGTCCTGGTCATCGCGTGCCCGCACGCCCTGGGCCTGGCCATCCCACTGGTCATCGCCATCTCCACCGAACAGGCAGCGCGCGCCGGAGTGCTGATCAAGAACCGGATGGCCCTGGAACGCATGCGGACCATCGACGTCGTCCTCTTCGACAAAACCGGTACCCTGACCACGGGCGAACCGGATCTGAAGGACATCGCAGCCGTTGCGGACGGGGATACTGACCGCCTGCTGGCCCTAGCCGCTGCGGTGGAATCCGACAGTGAACATCCCGTCGCACGGGCCATCGTCCGTGCCGCACGCCAGCGGAACCTGACCATCCCCGATGCCACCGGCTTCTCGTCCCTCACCGGCCGCGGCGTCCGGGCCACCATCGACGGACGGACAGTTCACGTCGGCGGGCCCGCGCTCCTGCGCGAGCTCGGCGCCGTCGAGCCTGAACCGCTGGCCCGCTCCACCCGAACCTGGATGGACCGCGGCGCGGCCGTCCTGCACGTGATCGACGGGAACACTATCCTCGGAGCCGTCAGCCTCGAAGACGCCATCCGACCGGAATCCCGCCAGGCCGTGGCGGCCCTGCAGAACCGGGGCATCAAGGTGGCCATGATCACCGGTGACGCCCGCCAGGTGGCCCAGGCCGTCGCCGAAGAGCTGAACATTGACGAGGTTTTCGCCGAAGTCCTTCCGGCGGACAAGGACAAGAAGGTCGCCGAGCTCCAGGGCCGCGGGCTGAAAGTGGCGATGGTGGGCGACGGCGTCAACGACTCCCCGGCGCTGGCCAGGGCTGAAGTCGGCATCGCGATCGGCGCCGGCACGGACGTGGCGATGGAATCAGCAGGTGTGGTCCTGGCCGGCAATGACCCCCGCGCGGTGCTGTCCATGGTGGACCTGTCGCGGGCCAGCTACCGGAAGATGTGGCAGAACCTGATCTGGGCCACCGGCTACAACGTCCTGTCCGTCCCGTTGGCCGCGGGCGTGGTGGCCTTCGCCGGGGTGGTGTTGTCCCCCGCGGCCGGCGCCGTGCTGATGTCAGTGTCCACCATCGTGGTGGCGTTGAACGCCCAGCTGCTGCGCCGCGTGAAACTCAATCCCGCACAGGTACGTTAG
- a CDS encoding heavy-metal-associated domain-containing protein translates to MRASEIRTELPIVAAENAGCSCCSTPSTEQPSPQAEGTDYSVTGLTCGHCVQTVEKAVTALDGVTSASVGLVAGGTSRLSVSGPHTEASVRYAVTAAGYSLSGK, encoded by the coding sequence ATGCGTGCATCCGAGATTCGGACCGAACTGCCCATCGTTGCAGCTGAAAACGCAGGGTGCAGCTGCTGCTCCACCCCTTCGACGGAGCAGCCGTCACCCCAGGCAGAAGGGACGGACTACTCCGTCACCGGCCTGACGTGCGGGCACTGTGTCCAGACCGTTGAAAAGGCAGTCACCGCGCTCGACGGCGTGACGTCGGCCTCCGTCGGGCTTGTCGCCGGAGGGACCTCACGCCTGAGCGTCTCCGGACCCCACACGGAGGCATCCGTCCGGTACGCCGTCACCGCCGCCGGGTACAGCCTCAGCGGCAAATAG
- a CDS encoding ArsR/SmtB family transcription factor produces the protein MQEAQGVNTPSLHHPRLPDARRLDAATATFRMLSDPTRLHVLWLLTQEPADVTTLVERTGASRTSVSQHLAKLRFSGLVSTQKVSRRVVYSIADGHLARLVLEGLNHADHTVTGEPSHG, from the coding sequence GTGCAAGAGGCCCAGGGCGTCAACACACCGAGCCTTCACCACCCCAGGCTCCCCGATGCCCGCCGGCTGGATGCCGCGACGGCCACGTTCCGGATGCTCTCCGATCCCACCCGCCTGCACGTTCTCTGGCTCCTGACCCAGGAACCGGCGGACGTCACCACCCTGGTGGAACGCACCGGAGCCTCCCGGACCTCAGTCAGCCAGCACCTGGCCAAACTCCGCTTCAGCGGCCTCGTCAGCACGCAAAAGGTCAGCCGCAGGGTGGTCTACAGCATCGCGGACGGCCACCTGGCCCGGCTTGTCCTGGAAGGCTTGAACCACGCCGACCACACCGTCACCGGGGAACCCAGCCACGGCTGA
- a CDS encoding MFS transporter, translating into MIEVLAVRAYRKLFSAQIVALLGTGLLTVALGLLAFDLAGAQAGAVLGTALTIKMLAYVFVAPVMVALVEKLPKKPVLVAADLIRGGIALMLPAVDQAWQIYVLVFVLQSASATFTPAFQSLIPVVLSDERQYTRALSLSRLAYDLESLVSPALAAGLLSVLSFHELFLGTVAGFMFSAALVVTTRLPATPAARQEGSLWRRTTLGARIFAKTPELRGLLAFNLAVAAATALVLVNTVVYARDLFAGSNADVAIALACYGAGSMAVALSAPRALDRIADRSLMMSGAALIGIGLAGTFVLLATAGPWLMLLGLWVALGAGTSMISTPSARLLRRSASESTRTYIFTAQFSLSHACFIITYPVAGWIGASAGQPAAAAVLAVVSMISTAAALKFWPAASRTGSEPAIRKG; encoded by the coding sequence ATGATCGAAGTTCTGGCCGTCCGCGCCTACCGGAAGCTCTTCTCAGCCCAGATTGTTGCGTTGCTGGGGACCGGTTTGCTGACTGTGGCCCTCGGACTGCTGGCGTTCGACCTTGCAGGAGCGCAGGCCGGGGCCGTCCTCGGGACAGCGCTGACCATAAAAATGCTGGCCTACGTCTTCGTCGCGCCAGTCATGGTGGCACTCGTGGAAAAGCTGCCAAAAAAGCCGGTCCTGGTTGCCGCGGACCTGATCCGTGGAGGAATCGCCCTGATGCTGCCCGCGGTGGATCAGGCCTGGCAAATCTACGTGCTGGTCTTTGTCCTTCAGAGTGCTTCGGCTACGTTCACGCCGGCCTTCCAGTCCCTGATCCCGGTGGTGCTTTCCGATGAACGGCAGTACACGCGGGCCTTGTCACTCTCCCGTCTCGCGTATGACCTGGAATCCCTGGTCAGCCCGGCCCTGGCCGCAGGACTGCTGTCTGTACTTTCCTTCCACGAACTTTTCCTCGGCACCGTGGCAGGCTTTATGTTCTCCGCGGCCTTGGTGGTGACCACCAGACTGCCTGCAACACCGGCAGCCCGTCAGGAAGGATCACTCTGGCGGCGTACCACGCTCGGTGCACGGATCTTTGCGAAGACGCCGGAACTGCGCGGCCTCCTCGCTTTCAATCTGGCCGTTGCGGCCGCTACAGCCCTGGTGCTGGTCAACACGGTGGTATATGCCCGGGACCTGTTCGCAGGTTCCAACGCCGACGTCGCCATCGCCCTGGCCTGTTACGGCGCCGGCTCGATGGCTGTCGCGCTCAGCGCACCCAGGGCACTGGACCGAATAGCCGACCGTTCGTTGATGATGTCCGGAGCTGCGCTTATTGGCATTGGCCTCGCCGGCACGTTTGTCCTGCTGGCGACAGCCGGGCCGTGGCTCATGCTGCTGGGGCTCTGGGTTGCTCTGGGGGCCGGGACCTCGATGATCAGCACCCCTTCGGCCCGGCTGCTGCGCCGCTCCGCATCGGAAAGCACCCGGACCTACATTTTCACCGCCCAGTTCTCCCTCTCCCACGCGTGCTTCATCATCACTTACCCTGTAGCTGGCTGGATCGGCGCGTCCGCTGGCCAGCCCGCGGCCGCAGCAGTCCTGGCTGTGGTGTCTATGATCAGTACAGCAGCGGCCTTGAAATTCTGGCCGGCTGCCTCCAGAACCGGCTCAGAACCGGCCATCAGGAAAGGGTGA
- a CDS encoding DUF6421 family protein — MTATKAQNVSRSSIGALLASNSSWTELKRAAGELQQIQVKDGSIPDRRDHDRALYEVATISASIRDLAPSFPHDAEYLARLEVDFERWAASAFGVPDFLDSLLAFQPQQHRIDGLPHLVVFPMYTQNGSPNRFVEAVLFEVVWPEFIAELEGAEYSNQLFVPIRFIDFTPGYDTNSAVLFPESVAVRETPQFTWGGIFADREAERFRRVVAAASDITSLTLPDGARRLLEDPQLAMETFVMWDLIHDRTHMRGDLPFDPFMIKQRMPYFLYTLEELRCDLTAFRESVRIERDENAAPEARNHAKLVQYAVIFDRIFRFAMTGSRVRNYDGLGGQLLFAWMHQHKVLHWTDSKLSIDWSEAPEVVIELGKRIEELYWRSIDRPKTAHWLAAYEFISATVTPNPASLWAKGPEALALDGPPRGLTDQVLDDEFPLSMFYEALEKKMRNVIESTAGITGEPNGGNSRKDAA, encoded by the coding sequence ATGACTGCAACAAAAGCACAAAACGTATCCCGCTCCTCAATAGGGGCCCTGCTTGCCTCAAACTCGTCCTGGACCGAGCTGAAACGGGCCGCCGGAGAACTGCAGCAGATCCAGGTGAAGGACGGCTCGATACCTGATCGGCGGGACCATGACCGCGCCCTGTACGAGGTCGCCACGATCTCGGCTTCAATCAGGGATTTGGCCCCTTCGTTCCCGCACGACGCGGAGTATCTGGCCCGGCTCGAAGTTGACTTCGAGCGGTGGGCTGCTTCCGCGTTCGGGGTCCCGGACTTCCTGGATTCTCTGCTCGCATTCCAGCCACAGCAGCACCGAATCGACGGACTGCCGCATCTGGTGGTTTTCCCTATGTATACGCAGAACGGCAGCCCCAACCGCTTCGTGGAGGCCGTGCTGTTCGAAGTAGTGTGGCCGGAGTTCATCGCTGAACTCGAAGGTGCAGAGTATTCGAACCAGCTGTTCGTACCCATCCGCTTCATCGACTTCACACCCGGCTATGACACGAACTCGGCGGTGTTGTTTCCTGAGAGCGTAGCCGTCCGTGAAACGCCGCAGTTCACCTGGGGTGGTATTTTCGCGGATCGCGAGGCTGAGCGGTTCCGGAGGGTGGTGGCCGCAGCCAGCGACATCACGTCCCTCACTCTCCCCGACGGAGCGCGTCGGCTGCTTGAAGACCCTCAGCTGGCCATGGAAACCTTCGTGATGTGGGATCTGATCCATGACAGGACGCACATGCGCGGGGATCTGCCGTTTGATCCGTTCATGATCAAGCAGAGGATGCCGTACTTTCTCTACACCCTGGAAGAGCTGCGGTGCGATCTGACGGCATTCCGCGAATCCGTCCGTATCGAGAGGGATGAGAACGCGGCGCCGGAGGCGCGAAACCACGCGAAACTCGTCCAGTATGCCGTCATCTTCGACCGGATTTTCCGGTTCGCGATGACAGGAAGCCGGGTCCGTAATTACGACGGCCTTGGCGGTCAGCTCCTTTTCGCCTGGATGCACCAGCACAAGGTGCTTCATTGGACGGACTCGAAACTGTCTATCGACTGGTCGGAAGCGCCCGAGGTCGTTATCGAACTCGGGAAGCGGATCGAGGAGCTGTACTGGCGTTCAATTGACCGCCCGAAAACCGCTCACTGGCTTGCGGCTTATGAATTCATCAGCGCCACAGTCACTCCGAACCCCGCATCCCTCTGGGCCAAGGGGCCCGAGGCGCTGGCCCTTGACGGCCCTCCTCGGGGCCTGACCGACCAGGTGCTGGATGACGAGTTCCCACTTTCAATGTTCTACGAAGCACTGGAGAAAAAGATGAGAAACGTCATCGAATCGACGGCCGGAATCACCGGCGAGCCCAACGGCGGCAACAGCCGCAAGGACGCGGCATGA
- a CDS encoding SDR family NAD(P)-dependent oxidoreductase: protein MMAPDGPRTVMVAGSTSEAGTAVVSALSGAGFRVAAVDLDTERVQNLAQSWPNVTGYTCNLAEPAAVRELASSVRRDLGPLDGLIHLVGGWRGGDGIPGQEDSDWDFLHTSVLTTLRNTSRAFYDDLEKSPAGRLAIVSAQAAANPSAGGAAYAAIKAASEAWTLAVADGFRSSQSGSTNDRQPQRSAAVVFVVKALVDDKMKATQPDRKFPGFTHVKDLGAASAALFSRSAAELNGSRLPLV, encoded by the coding sequence ATGATGGCTCCCGACGGACCCAGGACCGTCATGGTGGCCGGCTCCACCAGCGAGGCCGGGACCGCCGTCGTATCGGCCCTCAGCGGCGCCGGATTCCGCGTCGCCGCCGTGGACCTGGACACTGAACGCGTGCAAAACCTCGCACAGTCCTGGCCCAACGTCACCGGCTACACCTGCAACCTCGCAGAACCCGCGGCCGTCCGGGAACTGGCGTCCTCGGTCCGCCGGGACCTTGGACCCCTCGATGGCCTGATCCACCTGGTGGGCGGCTGGCGCGGCGGCGACGGCATACCGGGGCAGGAGGACTCCGACTGGGACTTCCTGCACACCAGCGTCCTGACGACACTGCGAAACACCAGCCGCGCCTTCTACGACGACCTTGAAAAGTCCCCGGCGGGCCGACTGGCCATCGTGTCTGCCCAGGCAGCTGCCAATCCCTCCGCAGGTGGTGCCGCCTACGCGGCGATCAAGGCCGCTTCCGAGGCCTGGACGCTGGCGGTGGCCGACGGCTTCCGCAGCTCACAATCCGGCAGCACGAACGACCGGCAACCGCAGCGGTCAGCTGCCGTCGTGTTCGTGGTCAAGGCCCTCGTCGACGACAAGATGAAGGCTACCCAGCCCGACCGGAAATTCCCGGGATTCACCCATGTGAAGGATCTCGGAGCCGCTTCGGCCGCCCTGTTCAGCAGGTCCGCCGCCGAACTCAACGGTTCCCGCCTACCCCTGGTCTGA
- a CDS encoding ABC transporter substrate-binding protein gives MARDDALAASVPEAIRSKGTLTVGADTTYAPAESLGGADGQTPVGYNVDFAKAIGATLGLKVRVQTSEFTGILPALGAKYDLGISSFTINAERLKAVNMVSYFNAGTLWAVQKGNPKNFSVDDICGKTVGVQTGTTQEDPDVSGRSKACTDAGKPGVNVVTLKTQTDVTTRLVNGSIDAMAADSPIIGYALSQTGGKLEALGDVYAAAPQGIAVAKSDTALSELMKNVMNKLISNGTYGKILDTWSNTKGAVTKSEVNPAVGN, from the coding sequence GTGGCCAGGGACGATGCCCTCGCCGCGAGCGTCCCTGAGGCCATCAGGAGCAAGGGCACCCTCACGGTGGGTGCCGACACAACGTACGCACCTGCCGAATCCCTGGGCGGCGCCGATGGCCAGACCCCGGTGGGCTACAACGTGGATTTCGCCAAGGCCATCGGTGCGACCCTCGGCCTGAAGGTCAGGGTCCAGACGTCGGAATTCACGGGAATCCTGCCCGCTCTCGGTGCCAAGTACGATCTGGGAATCTCCTCCTTCACAATCAACGCGGAGCGTCTGAAGGCCGTCAACATGGTCAGCTACTTCAATGCCGGCACGTTGTGGGCCGTCCAGAAGGGCAACCCGAAGAATTTCAGCGTCGATGACATCTGCGGCAAAACCGTGGGGGTGCAGACCGGCACCACCCAAGAGGACCCCGACGTCTCCGGCCGGTCCAAGGCATGCACGGATGCCGGAAAACCGGGCGTCAACGTCGTCACTTTGAAAACGCAGACAGATGTGACTACCCGTCTGGTGAACGGCAGCATCGACGCCATGGCCGCCGATTCCCCCATCATCGGCTATGCCCTCTCGCAGACCGGCGGCAAGCTGGAGGCCCTGGGCGATGTCTACGCTGCGGCACCGCAAGGTATCGCGGTCGCCAAGAGCGACACTGCCCTGTCCGAGCTCATGAAAAACGTCATGAACAAACTCATCAGCAACGGGACCTACGGGAAAATCCTGGACACCTGGAGCAACACCAAGGGCGCCGTCACGAAGTCTGAAGTGAACCCGGCGGTAGGCAATTGA
- a CDS encoding amino acid ABC transporter permease, translating into MSTLAPTDTSDRRTGAAHRKPELIDAVPVRHPGRWAGAVLILLFAALLGQSLVTNTNFRWDIVGTYFMDVLVIQGIGWTLLLTVLSMAIAIMLAILLAFMRQSDNPLFRGVSWTWVWFFRGTPVYTQLVFWGLISVLYPKIALGIPFGPELFSFSTQDVITAFMAAILGLGLNESAYLAEIFRAGLKSVDSGQMEAAEALGMRKSKIMWRIILPQAMRVIVPPTGNETIGMLKTTSLVLAVPFTLDLTFATNGIANRSYLPIPLLIVAALWYLVITSILMVGQYYVERHFGKGVDNIVPAPVKPTPAAAAAKAPKQEDELP; encoded by the coding sequence TTGAGCACCCTCGCACCCACCGATACCAGCGACCGCAGGACCGGTGCCGCGCACCGGAAACCGGAACTGATCGACGCCGTTCCGGTCCGCCATCCCGGCCGCTGGGCCGGCGCCGTCCTCATCCTGCTGTTCGCCGCGCTGCTGGGCCAGAGCCTGGTCACCAATACTAATTTCCGCTGGGACATCGTCGGCACCTATTTCATGGACGTGCTCGTCATCCAGGGCATCGGCTGGACGTTGCTGCTGACAGTTCTCTCGATGGCGATCGCCATCATGCTGGCCATTCTCCTGGCCTTCATGCGCCAGTCGGACAATCCCCTGTTCCGCGGCGTGAGCTGGACCTGGGTCTGGTTCTTCCGCGGCACACCGGTCTACACCCAGCTGGTGTTCTGGGGCCTCATTTCCGTTCTTTATCCCAAGATCGCCCTGGGGATTCCATTCGGACCGGAACTGTTCAGCTTCAGCACCCAGGACGTGATCACCGCCTTCATGGCAGCAATCCTGGGACTGGGGCTGAACGAGTCAGCCTATCTGGCCGAAATTTTCCGCGCCGGCCTGAAGTCCGTCGACTCCGGCCAGATGGAAGCCGCCGAGGCCCTGGGGATGCGCAAGTCCAAAATCATGTGGCGGATCATTCTGCCCCAGGCCATGCGCGTAATCGTGCCACCCACCGGCAATGAGACCATCGGGATGCTCAAGACCACCTCGCTGGTGCTCGCGGTGCCGTTCACCCTGGACCTGACATTCGCAACCAACGGCATCGCCAACCGCAGCTATCTGCCGATTCCGTTGCTGATCGTGGCCGCTCTCTGGTACCTCGTGATCACCAGCATCCTGATGGTGGGCCAGTACTACGTTGAGCGCCACTTCGGAAAGGGCGTGGACAACATCGTCCCTGCCCCGGTCAAGCCGACCCCTGCGGCCGCCGCAGCCAAAGCACCCAAACAAGAGGATGAGCTACCGTGA
- a CDS encoding amino acid ABC transporter ATP-binding protein — protein sequence MTKETLVRIDGVHKYFGEHHVLRGIDMTVRQGEVSVLIGPSGSGKSTLLRCINMLETISAGRIHVREELIGYRETRGRLHDLTIKEIAAQRREIGMVFQRFNLFPHRTALQNIIEAPTQVKRQSKVKARSRAMELLDRVGLGNHANHYPAQLSGGQQQRVAIARALAMEPELMLFDEPTSALDPELVGEVLSVMKDLAKSGMTMIVVTHEIGFAREVGDTLTFMDGGVVVESGNPRDIIANPQQARTQEFLSKVL from the coding sequence ATGACGAAGGAGACCCTCGTCCGGATTGACGGGGTCCACAAGTACTTCGGAGAGCACCATGTGCTCCGCGGGATCGACATGACGGTCCGGCAGGGCGAGGTTTCCGTCCTGATCGGCCCGTCCGGGTCGGGGAAGTCCACGTTGCTGCGCTGCATCAACATGCTGGAAACCATCAGCGCCGGCCGGATCCACGTCCGCGAAGAGCTGATCGGCTACCGCGAGACCCGCGGCCGCCTGCATGACCTGACCATCAAAGAGATCGCCGCCCAGCGCAGGGAGATCGGCATGGTCTTCCAGCGCTTCAACCTCTTCCCGCACCGGACGGCGCTGCAGAATATCATCGAGGCGCCCACCCAGGTCAAGCGGCAATCCAAGGTGAAGGCCAGATCACGCGCGATGGAGCTACTGGACCGTGTCGGTCTCGGCAACCATGCCAACCATTACCCCGCGCAGCTCTCGGGCGGCCAGCAGCAGCGCGTGGCCATTGCCCGTGCACTGGCCATGGAACCGGAACTGATGCTCTTCGACGAGCCGACCTCGGCCCTGGACCCGGAACTCGTGGGCGAAGTGCTCAGCGTGATGAAGGACCTGGCCAAGTCCGGCATGACCATGATTGTGGTGACCCACGAGATCGGCTTCGCGCGGGAGGTCGGAGACACCCTGACGTTCATGGACGGCGGCGTCGTCGTCGAAAGCGGCAACCCGCGTGACATCATCGCCAACCCGCAGCAGGCCCGCACCCAGGAGTTCCTCTCCAAAGTTCTCTGA